The following are encoded in a window of Ricinus communis isolate WT05 ecotype wild-type chromosome 4, ASM1957865v1, whole genome shotgun sequence genomic DNA:
- the LOC8277073 gene encoding late embryogenesis abundant protein At1g64065, producing MAEKEQAPTPLVADGQTRSDEESGTAGTAQTKELRKKKRMKCIAFVVAFTIFQTGIILLFVFTVLRFKDPKFRVRSASFDDTFHVGTDAAAPSFNLTMNTQFGVKNTNFGHFKYETSTVTFEYRGTVVGLVNVDKARARARSTRKFDAIVVLRTDRLPDGFELSSDISSGKIPLSSSSRLDGEIHLMKVIKKKKSAEMNCTMNVDIQTRTLQDIVCK from the coding sequence atggcAGAGAAGGAGCAAGCACCTACACCTTTGGTAGCCGACGGTCAAACTCGTAGCGACGAAGAATCAGGCACTGCAGGGACAGCACAAACCAAAGAGCTACGCAAAAAGAAGCGCATGAAATGCATAGCATTTGTTGTAGCTTTTACTATTTTCCAAACTGGAATTATATTGTTATTTGTGTTTACAGTTTTACGATTCAAGGATCCTAAATTTAGGGTACGTTCTGCCTCATTTGATGATACCTTCCATGTCGGCACAGATGCTGCAGCTCCATCTTTCAACCTTACGATGAACACGCAGTTTGGTGTCAAGAACACAAACTTTGGTCACTTTAAGTATGAAACGAGCACGGTTACATTCGAATATAGAGGGACAGTTGTTGGTTTGGTCAATGTTGATAAAGCAAGAGCTAGGGCTAGATCTACTAGAAAATTTGATGCTATTGTGGTGCTGAGAACAGATAGATTGCCTGATGGTTTTGAACTAAGCAGTGATATCAGTTCAGGTAAAATTCCACTCAGTAGCTCGAGTAGGTTGGATGGGGAAATCCATTTGATGAAAGtgatcaagaagaagaagtctgCAGAAATGAATTGCACTATGAATGTTGATATACAGACAAGAACACTCCAGGACATTGTTTGCAAGTGA
- the LOC8277072 gene encoding membrane-associated kinase regulator 5, whose protein sequence is MEALYFLKFWRPTTHNNSSNKDHQPRPSSGGNSDTTEIATSVVDTTTDDDYEFDEEEDSFFELELTVPDLDNNNKCKTKHNTLSIDSTDSNRFDSKDQSLRSLPNIAGNSEHKFPPPTVSLSPTTTDNHLLPSKRKILPIEPISKQPQSPISLLKSAPRFRVLMFKKSRSMAAHETEFLDTATNSNKKQESKLFTVKFKLKEVASVPIFTRDNSLRKQISDDSLSDQESSKRFSKEVIQKYLKLIKPLYIKVSKKQTEKPRFSGESLSVASPSSSPATVLCSSPKKEKQGTIPAGIRVVCKHLGKSKSESASTVAPPSTVSRRDDSLLLQHDGIQSAILHCKKSFNSSSRDSSLLSRFASDPLHERLVASPRISYEEKGIRI, encoded by the exons ATGGAAGCTCTGTACTTCCTCAAGTTCTGGAGACCCACCACCCACAACAACAGCAGCAACAAAGATCACCAACCACGACCCTCTAGTGGTGGTAATAGTGACACCACCGAGATTGCAACTAGTGTGGTCGACACAACAACAGATGATGATTATGAGtttgatgaagaagaggaCTCTTTCTTTGAATTGGAGCTTACTGTGCCTGATCTTGACAACAACAATAAATGCAAGACCAAACACAACACCCTCTCTATAGACAGCACTGATAGCAACAGATTTGACTCTAAGGATCAATCACTCCGTAGCTTACCCAACATAGCCGGCAATTCCGAGCACAAATTTCCACCACCAACTGTTTCTTTGTCTCCTACTACTACTGATAACCATCTCCTTCCTTCTAAAAGAAAGATCCTTCCCATTGAACCCATTTCTAAACAACCTCAATCTCCTATCtctttactcaaatcagctcCAAGATTTCGTGTCctcatgttcaagaaatcaagGTCAATGGCAGCTCATGAAACAGAATTTCTTGATACTGCGACGAACAGCAATAAAAAGCAAGAAAGCAAGCTATTTACTGTTAAGTTCAAGCTCAAAGAAGTTGCTAGTGTCCCTATTTTCACTAGAGATAACAGTTTGAGAAAGCAGATCTCTGATGATTCGTTATCTGATCAGGAATCATCAAAAAGATTCTCTAAAGAAGTGATTCAGAAGTACTTGAAATTAATCAAACCCTTATACATCAAAGTCTCCAAAAAGCAAACCGAAAAGCCCAGATTTTCAGGCGAGTCATTATCAGTGGCGTCTCCGTCATCTTCTCCGGCGACTGTACTTTGTAGTTCAccaaagaaagagaaacagGGAACCATTCCGGCAGGGATTCGGGTTGTCTGCAAACATCTTGGAAAGAGTAAATCTGAATCGGCATCCACCGTAGCTCCACCGTCGACGGTGTCTAGGAGAGATGATTCGCTGCTCCTGCAACACGATGGTATCCAAAGTGCCATCCTGCATTGCAAGAAATCTTTTAACTCTAGTTCCAGAG ATTCTTCACTTTTGTCACGATTTGCAAGTGATCCTTTGCACGAAAGATTAGTGGCTTCACCGAGAATTTCGTACGAAGAGAAGGGAATTAGAATATGA
- the LOC8277071 gene encoding F-box protein At5g52880 isoform X1: protein MSNSMERYQKLGFKQAMSRIHHYPIACKDLSLILGEAYNELPKNLQSIVFQDTLSAFRLLPQMQTRGAVSAAHLLLQSAEAVLPKQKRNLAVKEFKHAKIAHKRRCKAHHEEDSTIELPQDVLLHIFSFLDMKSLVSVELVCWSWNFAASNNQLWESQYAIFFSKKPASSKIRGLRNSRQDKDKEFALLQENTVSRTSIDWKEAFKRAYVGNSSKRLASNRGYCMQCETIVWLDNMKCCNGDHGLESGNQLIVPVSPLQVVEYLLNGSSSIIYSSESDSDSDSESDEGFIPRLWAYPRHIGRYQNN from the exons ATGTCAaattcaatggaaagataCCAAAAGCTAGGGTTTAAACAGGCAATGTCAAGAATCCACCATTATCCAATAGCCTGCAAAGATTTAAGCTTGATTCTAGGAGAAGCTTATAACGAACTCCCTAAGAATCTCCAATCTATCGTCTTTCAAGACACCCTCTCCGCCTTTCGTCTTCTTCCTCA AATGCAGACCCGTGGCGCTGTTTCAGCAGCTCATCTCCTACTTCAGAGTGCAGAGGCTGTGCTTCCAAAACAGAAGAGAAATTTGGCTGTTAAAGAATTTAAACATGCAAAGATTGCTCATAAGCGACGTTGCAAAGCTCATCATGAGGAAGACA GTACTATTGAATTGCCACAAGATGTTCTACTTCACATTTTCAGCTTCTTGGACATGAAATCTTTAGTTTCTGTTGAGCTAGTCTGCTG GTCCTGGAATTTTGCAGCTAGCAACAACCAGCTTTGGGAGTCTCAGTATGCAATCTTTTTCAGTAAGAAGCCTGCTTCTTCTAAGATTAGAGGGCTGCGGAATAGCAGGCAAGACAAAGATAAGGAGTTCGCTCTTTTGCAGGAGAACACGGTCTCTAGAACGAGTATTGACTGGAAAGAAGCCTTTAAAAGAGCATATGTAG GCAACTCATCCAAGAGATTAGCATCTAATAGAGGATACTGTATGCAATGTGAAACAATAGTTTGGTTAGATAACATGAAATGCTGTAACGGAGATCATGGACTAGAGTCTGGAAATCAGCTAATTGTGCCCGTATCACCTCTCCAG GTTGTTGAATATCTATTGAACGGCTCATcatcaattatatattcttcAGAATCTGACAGTGACAGTGACAGTGAATCTGATGAAGGATTTATTCCTAGGCTATGGGCCTACCCCAGGCACATTGGTAGATATCAGAATAACTAA
- the LOC8277071 gene encoding F-box protein At5g52880 isoform X2 gives MSNSMERYQKLGFKQAMSRIHHYPIACKDLSLILGEAYNELPKNLQSIVFQDTLSAFRLLPQMQTRGAVSAAHLLLQSAEAVLPKQKRNLAVKEFKHAKIAHKRRCKAHHEEDSTIELPQDVLLHIFSFLDMKSLVSVELVCWSWNFAASNNQLWESQYAIFFSKKPASSKIRGLRNSRQDKDKEFALLQENTVSRTSIDWKEAFKRAYVGMCRRLFSRDSVLYHFLKPNCWIPLVSHEFITFRLLNIY, from the exons ATGTCAaattcaatggaaagataCCAAAAGCTAGGGTTTAAACAGGCAATGTCAAGAATCCACCATTATCCAATAGCCTGCAAAGATTTAAGCTTGATTCTAGGAGAAGCTTATAACGAACTCCCTAAGAATCTCCAATCTATCGTCTTTCAAGACACCCTCTCCGCCTTTCGTCTTCTTCCTCA AATGCAGACCCGTGGCGCTGTTTCAGCAGCTCATCTCCTACTTCAGAGTGCAGAGGCTGTGCTTCCAAAACAGAAGAGAAATTTGGCTGTTAAAGAATTTAAACATGCAAAGATTGCTCATAAGCGACGTTGCAAAGCTCATCATGAGGAAGACA GTACTATTGAATTGCCACAAGATGTTCTACTTCACATTTTCAGCTTCTTGGACATGAAATCTTTAGTTTCTGTTGAGCTAGTCTGCTG GTCCTGGAATTTTGCAGCTAGCAACAACCAGCTTTGGGAGTCTCAGTATGCAATCTTTTTCAGTAAGAAGCCTGCTTCTTCTAAGATTAGAGGGCTGCGGAATAGCAGGCAAGACAAAGATAAGGAGTTCGCTCTTTTGCAGGAGAACACGGTCTCTAGAACGAGTATTGACTGGAAAGAAGCCTTTAAAAGAGCATATGTAG GTATGTGCAGACGCTTGTTTTCTCGAGATTCAGTCTTGTACCATTTTCTGAAGCCTAATTGCTGGATTCCTCTAGTTTCACATGAATTCATCACTTTCAGGTTGTTGAATATCTATTGA